From Streptosporangium album, the proteins below share one genomic window:
- a CDS encoding sensor histidine kinase gives MGSRTIRFKLYALLSLPIVALIALWTFVTGYVVGDFFELRSATTLYERVSAPAAALVAEVQNERKLSAVALSKDVSQPDDLTEARSRTNKAITDFRTQATSLEATTVTDPGLAAAVKRVLAETDEVRSIRRNVDGRTANRLQTVQAFSRITDAAYRLQDQVVTVSDIRLYQQAVGLQRITHAHDLLSREDALVSGATIAGRLTHDEYEAMEVLAPNRRMLLTEGAATLDEELRGPLNSLTDSLAYRGLVTLELDMVDRSQLPRDRDAWRALAGSFDLTMDRFLASRAELLNSRADDAAGGIITKIVLAGGLGLAAILGAVVLSARLGRGLAEELGSLRLAALDLAEVRLPQVVERLRKGESVDVETEAPPIPTTGTTMEITDVGRAFSTVQRTAVQAAVGEARLRQGFNRVFRNLARRNQSLVHRQLAQLDSMQRKTNDPCALEDLYRLDHLTTRMRRQSEGLVILSGATAGRTWRNPVPLMDVVRAAVAEVEDYQRVTVPPLPDARLTGSATADVTHLLAELLENATSFSPPTAQVRVRGEIVGRGFVIEIEDRGLGMKEIEREAINGRLATPPEFDVADSEQLGLFVVSQLAARHGIKVTLSRSPFGGTTAVVLIPQAVLAETEPEQRQMPAVRALE, from the coding sequence ATGGGATCCCGGACCATTCGCTTCAAGCTGTACGCGCTGCTCAGCCTCCCCATCGTGGCGCTCATCGCGCTCTGGACGTTCGTCACGGGGTATGTCGTCGGGGACTTCTTCGAGCTGCGCTCAGCCACCACGCTGTACGAGCGGGTGTCGGCGCCCGCCGCCGCCCTGGTCGCCGAGGTGCAGAACGAGCGCAAGCTCTCGGCCGTCGCGCTGAGCAAGGACGTCTCCCAGCCCGATGACCTGACCGAGGCGCGGAGCCGGACCAACAAGGCGATCACCGACTTCCGCACCCAGGCCACCTCGCTGGAGGCGACCACGGTCACCGACCCGGGACTGGCCGCGGCGGTCAAGCGGGTCCTCGCGGAGACCGACGAGGTGCGCTCCATCCGCAGGAACGTCGACGGGCGCACGGCCAACCGGCTGCAGACCGTCCAGGCGTTCAGCAGGATCACCGACGCGGCCTACCGGCTCCAGGACCAGGTCGTCACCGTCTCGGACATCCGGCTCTACCAGCAGGCCGTCGGGCTCCAGCGGATCACCCACGCGCACGACCTGCTGTCCAGGGAGGACGCGCTGGTCTCCGGCGCCACCATCGCGGGCCGGCTGACCCACGACGAGTACGAGGCGATGGAGGTGCTCGCGCCGAACCGGCGGATGCTGCTCACCGAGGGCGCCGCCACGCTGGACGAAGAGCTGCGCGGACCTCTGAACTCGCTCACCGACTCTCTCGCCTACCGGGGACTGGTCACCCTGGAGCTCGACATGGTCGACAGGTCGCAGCTGCCCCGGGACCGGGACGCCTGGCGAGCCCTCGCCGGCTCCTTCGACCTGACCATGGACCGCTTCCTGGCCAGCCGCGCCGAGCTGCTGAACAGCCGAGCCGACGACGCCGCGGGCGGCATCATCACGAAGATCGTCCTCGCCGGCGGCCTCGGTCTCGCCGCCATTCTGGGCGCGGTCGTCCTGTCCGCGCGGCTCGGCCGGGGACTCGCCGAAGAGCTGGGCAGCCTGCGTTTGGCGGCCCTGGACCTGGCCGAGGTGCGGCTGCCGCAGGTCGTCGAGCGGCTCCGCAAGGGCGAGTCCGTGGACGTGGAGACCGAGGCGCCGCCGATCCCCACGACCGGCACCACCATGGAGATCACCGACGTCGGCCGGGCGTTCTCCACCGTGCAGCGCACGGCCGTCCAGGCCGCCGTGGGAGAGGCCCGGCTCCGCCAGGGATTCAACCGGGTCTTCCGCAACCTGGCACGGCGCAACCAGTCACTGGTCCACCGCCAGCTCGCCCAGCTCGACTCCATGCAGCGCAAGACCAACGATCCGTGCGCGCTGGAGGACCTCTACCGGCTCGACCACCTCACCACCCGCATGCGGCGGCAGTCGGAGGGCCTGGTCATCCTCTCCGGCGCCACCGCCGGTCGCACCTGGCGCAACCCCGTCCCCCTCATGGACGTGGTCCGCGCGGCCGTGGCCGAGGTCGAGGACTACCAGCGGGTCACCGTCCCGCCCCTGCCGGACGCCCGGCTGACCGGTTCCGCCACCGCCGACGTCACCCACCTGCTGGCCGAGCTGCTGGAGAACGCGACCTCCTTCTCGCCGCCGACCGCCCAGGTGAGAGTCCGCGGGGAGATCGTCGGGCGGGGCTTCGTGATCGAGATCGAGGACCGGGGCCTCGGCATGAAGGAGATCGAACGCGAGGCGATCAACGGACGCCTGGCCACCCCGCCCGAGTTCGACGTGGCCGACAGCGAGCAGCTCGGCCTGTTCGTGGTGAGCCAGCTCGCCGCCCGCCACGGCATCAAGGTCACGCTGAGCCGCTCGCCCTTCGGCGGGACCACCGCGGTCGTGCTCATCCCGCAGGCCGTGCTCGCCGAAACCGAGCCCGAGCAGCGGCAGATGCCGGCCGTGCGAGCTCTCGAATAG
- a CDS encoding HPF/RaiA family ribosome-associated protein produces MTDTGDEQPDILGERLVLGRGFTENDRPDIVERLTALGKRLRSYPADSVDLRLSVKNRDRAEQKVTFECRLAGAEPLVATSAEEDLSTALVEVREDMIHQLDKLKTRRDPRHDRPHRP; encoded by the coding sequence ATGACGGACACGGGTGACGAGCAGCCGGACATCCTCGGCGAGCGGCTCGTCCTCGGCAGGGGCTTCACCGAGAACGACCGTCCCGACATCGTCGAACGGTTGACGGCCTTGGGGAAACGGCTGCGCTCGTATCCCGCCGACTCGGTGGACCTGCGGCTGAGCGTCAAGAATCGCGACCGGGCGGAGCAGAAGGTGACCTTCGAATGCCGGCTCGCCGGGGCCGAGCCGCTGGTGGCCACCTCGGCCGAGGAGGACCTGTCCACCGCGCTCGTCGAGGTCCGCGAGGACATGATCCACCAGCTGGACAAGCTCAAGACCAGGAGGGATCCCCGCCACGACCGCCCGCACCGCCCGTGA
- a CDS encoding ECF transporter S component: MSTEAFSPRHSPWAISSRTVVFGAVGAALYAVLGLFSFLIPGTQSVAVRPAFALVPFFGKRFGVITGFFVGLVGNVIIDLISGYGLLYWNWSVANGLIGALAALIFTAIPPIAGEAVRLVVTAIGALAATAAGLLFVITDMWVQQGVDFSTFFYVNYLPALLANGIAVVILVPALDAAWEPLAKRAGL, from the coding sequence GTGAGTACCGAGGCATTCTCCCCACGCCATTCCCCATGGGCGATCAGCTCCAGGACGGTCGTGTTCGGCGCCGTCGGCGCGGCGCTCTACGCCGTGCTGGGCCTGTTCAGCTTCCTCATCCCCGGCACGCAGAGCGTCGCCGTACGGCCCGCGTTCGCGCTGGTGCCGTTCTTCGGCAAGCGGTTCGGCGTCATCACCGGCTTCTTCGTCGGTCTGGTCGGGAACGTCATCATCGACCTCATCAGTGGCTACGGCCTGCTCTACTGGAACTGGAGCGTGGCCAACGGCCTGATCGGCGCGCTCGCCGCGCTGATCTTCACCGCGATCCCGCCGATCGCCGGTGAGGCCGTCCGGCTCGTGGTCACGGCCATCGGGGCGCTCGCCGCCACCGCGGCCGGCCTGCTGTTCGTGATCACCGACATGTGGGTCCAGCAGGGCGTCGACTTCTCGACGTTCTTCTACGTGAACTACCTGCCGGCGCTGCTGGCCAACGGCATCGCGGTCGTCATCCTCGTGCCGGCGCTGGACGCCGCCTGGGAGCCGCTCGCCAAGCGGGCGGGTCTGTAA
- a CDS encoding energy-coupling factor transporter transmembrane component T family protein, with protein MDVTPRYLGAGSFLARRDPRVLLLVPVLYFVAVVNVADLRGMLVCAAVAMVYYRAAGIPWRGVRANWIFMLTFTTLLVVMNSIITSTDTREGAGETLFTIPLSGTEITWVTLSYAITMLVRYASLAMVSFPVAFDIAPADLGTALARLRLSQRLAYGVDLTFRFLPSTVVSMRETIDAQRVRGYEHSRSRNPLRKLASLKPVVVPVTVNALIDAEDTANAMDLRGFGAKHRTWMRELGFDRTDYLVLGAFLALTVAMTAAKFFGPFGEVWTP; from the coding sequence ATGGATGTCACGCCACGCTATCTGGGCGCGGGTTCCTTCCTCGCACGACGTGACCCGCGCGTGCTCCTGCTGGTCCCCGTGCTCTATTTCGTGGCGGTGGTGAACGTCGCCGACCTCCGCGGCATGCTCGTGTGCGCCGCGGTCGCCATGGTGTACTACCGCGCCGCGGGCATCCCGTGGCGCGGTGTCAGGGCCAACTGGATCTTCATGCTGACCTTCACCACGCTGCTGGTGGTGATGAACAGCATCATCACCTCGACCGACACCCGTGAGGGGGCCGGGGAAACGCTGTTCACCATCCCGCTCTCCGGGACGGAGATCACCTGGGTCACCCTGTCGTACGCGATCACCATGCTGGTCCGCTACGCCTCCCTGGCCATGGTCAGCTTCCCGGTGGCCTTCGACATCGCCCCCGCCGACCTCGGCACCGCCCTCGCCCGGCTCCGCCTGTCACAGCGGCTCGCCTACGGCGTGGACCTGACGTTCCGGTTCCTGCCGTCCACGGTCGTCTCGATGCGCGAGACCATCGACGCCCAGCGGGTCCGCGGCTACGAGCACAGCCGCAGCCGCAACCCGCTGCGGAAGCTCGCCTCGCTGAAGCCCGTCGTCGTCCCCGTGACGGTGAACGCGCTGATCGACGCCGAGGACACCGCCAACGCCATGGACCTGCGCGGCTTCGGCGCCAAGCACCGCACCTGGATGCGCGAGCTCGGCTTCGACCGTACCGACTACCTGGTCCTGGGCGCGTTCCTGGCGCTCACCGTGGCGATGACCGCCGCCAAGTTCTTCGGGCCGTTCGGCGAGGTGTGGACGCCGTGA
- a CDS encoding CASTOR/POLLUX-related putative ion channel, giving the protein MSRVTVSERVRYWFDTTMSRGTVALIGWLCLISLGLILLVTLLSLWLTPTEAAKHDGFAGMLWATLMRTLSPGKVASDTGSAPFVALMFAASLGGIFIVSALVGVLANGLKDKFEQLRKGRSRVIETGHIVILGWSDQVFTIITELVQAHASERGSVISVLADRDKLAMDDDLRQYVGETGRTKLVCRTGRPTEPTDLDLMNLDSARSVVVLSPQGDDPDAHVIKTLLALAKRDGDHPPVVAAIASTANMAAARLAGGPDVHLVDSDDTASRLIVQSSRQSGTSVVCMDLLNFSGGEIYLRSDADLAGLTYGEALPAYQTATVIGLRRDGRIMLNPPMDTVIAAADEAVVIAQDDSMIHLADAMPQAQEESIVSAEPGRPGPERTLILNWNGRGRHIIQCLDGYVAPGSVLDIASDHPDAVTGFEDLVNLTVNVKGCDTTDRYALESLGLGVYQHVVVLSDDRYPTGHADTRTLMTLLQLRDMQTSLGERYSIVSEMHDENNRALAEVTRADDIVISDTVIGLLLAQLTENRHLAEVFGYLFDSRGSEIYPRPAGEYIRAGAPVGFASVIESARRRGETAIGYRLADRVNEAPHFGVVLNPDKSRTLRLGPGDSVIVLAER; this is encoded by the coding sequence GTGTCCAGGGTGACAGTCAGTGAGCGGGTGCGGTACTGGTTCGACACCACCATGTCGAGAGGCACCGTGGCCTTGATCGGCTGGCTCTGCCTGATCTCCCTCGGGCTGATCCTGCTGGTCACCCTGCTGAGCCTGTGGCTGACCCCGACGGAGGCGGCCAAGCACGACGGCTTCGCCGGCATGCTGTGGGCCACGCTCATGCGCACGCTGAGCCCCGGCAAGGTCGCCAGCGACACCGGGAGCGCGCCGTTCGTCGCGCTGATGTTCGCCGCCTCGCTGGGCGGGATCTTCATCGTGAGCGCGCTGGTCGGTGTGCTCGCCAACGGGCTCAAGGACAAGTTCGAGCAGCTGCGCAAGGGCAGGTCACGGGTCATCGAGACCGGGCACATCGTGATCCTGGGCTGGTCGGACCAGGTCTTCACGATCATCACCGAGCTGGTCCAGGCCCACGCCAGCGAGCGAGGGTCGGTCATCTCGGTCCTGGCCGACAGGGACAAGCTCGCCATGGACGACGATCTCCGTCAGTACGTGGGGGAGACCGGGAGGACCAAGCTGGTCTGCCGGACCGGGCGGCCCACCGAGCCGACCGACCTCGACCTGATGAACCTCGACTCGGCCCGCTCGGTGGTCGTCCTGTCCCCCCAGGGCGACGACCCCGACGCGCACGTCATCAAGACGCTGCTCGCCCTGGCCAAGCGCGACGGCGACCACCCGCCGGTGGTGGCCGCCATCGCGAGCACCGCCAACATGGCCGCCGCCCGGCTGGCCGGCGGCCCGGACGTCCACCTCGTCGACTCCGACGACACCGCCTCCCGGCTCATCGTGCAGTCGTCGCGCCAGTCGGGCACGTCCGTGGTCTGCATGGACCTGCTCAACTTCTCCGGCGGCGAGATCTACCTGCGCTCCGACGCGGACCTGGCCGGCCTGACGTACGGCGAGGCGCTCCCGGCCTACCAGACCGCCACGGTCATCGGCCTGCGCCGCGACGGCCGCATCATGCTGAACCCTCCGATGGACACCGTGATCGCCGCGGCGGACGAGGCCGTCGTGATCGCCCAGGACGACTCGATGATCCACCTGGCGGACGCCATGCCGCAGGCCCAGGAGGAGTCGATCGTCTCGGCCGAGCCCGGCAGGCCCGGCCCGGAGCGGACCCTGATCCTCAACTGGAACGGCCGGGGCCGCCACATCATCCAGTGCCTCGACGGCTACGTCGCTCCCGGCTCCGTCCTGGACATCGCCTCCGACCATCCCGACGCCGTGACCGGCTTCGAGGACCTGGTCAACCTCACGGTGAACGTCAAGGGCTGCGACACCACCGACCGCTACGCCCTGGAATCCCTGGGGCTGGGGGTCTACCAGCACGTCGTCGTGCTCTCCGACGACCGCTACCCCACGGGTCACGCCGACACCCGGACGCTGATGACCCTGCTCCAGCTCCGCGACATGCAGACCTCGCTCGGCGAGCGATACTCCATCGTCAGCGAGATGCACGACGAGAACAACCGCGCCCTGGCCGAGGTCACCCGGGCCGACGACATCGTGATCAGCGACACGGTCATCGGCCTGCTCCTGGCACAGCTCACCGAGAACCGGCACCTGGCCGAGGTGTTCGGCTACCTCTTCGACTCCCGCGGTTCGGAGATCTACCCCCGTCCGGCCGGTGAGTACATCCGCGCCGGAGCCCCGGTCGGCTTCGCCTCGGTGATCGAATCGGCCCGTCGCCGGGGCGAGACCGCGATCGGCTACCGGCTGGCGGACCGGGTGAACGAGGCGCCCCACTTCGGTGTCGTGCTCAACCCCGACAAGTCACGCACCCTCCGCCTCGGCCCCGGCGACTCCGTGATCGTCCTCGCCGAACGGTGA
- a CDS encoding ABC transporter ATP-binding protein, protein MIIELRSASVRYQSTGRQVLSGVDLAVGPGDLALVSGPSGGGKSTLLRLLNGLIPHAYRAEVTGEVAVGGRAVAEQSIRQLSTTVGTLLQDPHKQIVGTTVDTELAFGPENLGLSRSEIRHRIAEVTDRVGIRHLMGRATAELSGGELQMVAFAGVLVMRPQVVLVDEPLANLDLEASLRLMRALRRFVDEGGAAVVVEHRVEEILEFEPTQVLYLEDGQSHYAGNVTGFLASAPVAHVKLPFETLVERAAELPAAPGGPRRDRTSGPLAAPGGTRHDPAGTSHGPAGAAPRLDYRGVALGYGSRAVLDGVDLVLGTHERVAILGRNGAGKSTLLRAAVRLLEPLRGTVHVDGAPIAERSTPDLATTFGYVFQNPGQALFCATVGDELAFGPRNLGWPDEEIRRVSEEALRAMLLDGETDVMNRSPRTLSFGQQRRLTVALALAMRPRTLILDEPTAGQDLRTTTRFMTQVLDATESVYFITHDVDLALTSADRIVVVDGGRVVADASPAELARDADIWSRAGLRQTSLVRAIRDHVQDARGIIPHPFDLARLTPHREGTIPS, encoded by the coding sequence GTGATCATCGAGCTGAGATCCGCCTCGGTCCGCTACCAGAGCACCGGGCGGCAGGTGCTCTCCGGGGTCGACCTGGCCGTGGGCCCCGGAGACCTCGCCCTGGTCAGCGGACCTTCCGGCGGTGGCAAGAGCACCCTGCTCCGGCTGCTCAACGGTCTCATCCCGCACGCCTACCGGGCCGAGGTGACCGGCGAGGTCGCGGTCGGCGGGCGGGCGGTGGCCGAGCAGAGCATCAGGCAGCTGTCCACCACCGTCGGCACCCTCCTCCAGGACCCCCACAAGCAGATCGTCGGCACCACCGTCGACACCGAGCTGGCCTTCGGCCCGGAGAACCTCGGCCTGTCCCGGTCCGAGATCCGCCACCGGATCGCCGAGGTGACCGACCGGGTGGGCATCCGGCACCTCATGGGCAGGGCCACCGCCGAGCTGAGCGGCGGCGAACTGCAGATGGTCGCGTTCGCCGGGGTGCTGGTGATGCGGCCCCAGGTCGTCCTGGTGGACGAGCCGCTGGCGAACCTCGACCTGGAGGCGAGCCTGCGGCTGATGCGCGCACTGCGCCGGTTCGTCGACGAGGGCGGGGCCGCCGTGGTCGTCGAGCACCGGGTCGAGGAGATCCTGGAGTTCGAGCCCACCCAGGTCCTCTACCTGGAGGACGGGCAGAGCCACTACGCGGGGAACGTGACCGGGTTCCTGGCATCCGCGCCGGTGGCGCACGTGAAACTCCCGTTCGAGACGCTGGTGGAGCGGGCCGCCGAGCTGCCCGCCGCACCGGGGGGTCCACGCCGCGACCGGACCTCCGGGCCGCTCGCCGCGCCGGGCGGCACGCGTCACGACCCGGCCGGCACGTCTCACGGGCCGGCGGGCGCCGCCCCCCGGCTGGACTACCGGGGTGTCGCGCTGGGATACGGCAGCCGGGCCGTGCTGGACGGCGTGGACCTGGTGCTCGGGACCCACGAACGGGTCGCGATCCTCGGGCGCAACGGCGCGGGGAAGTCCACCCTGCTGCGCGCCGCCGTACGGCTCCTCGAACCGCTGCGCGGCACGGTCCACGTGGACGGTGCGCCGATCGCCGAGCGCTCGACCCCGGATCTGGCGACCACCTTCGGCTATGTCTTCCAGAACCCCGGCCAGGCGCTGTTCTGCGCGACGGTCGGCGACGAGCTGGCCTTCGGCCCGCGCAACCTCGGCTGGCCGGACGAGGAGATCCGGCGGGTCTCGGAGGAGGCGCTGCGCGCGATGCTCCTCGACGGTGAGACCGACGTCATGAACCGCTCGCCGCGCACGCTCTCCTTCGGCCAGCAGCGCCGCCTCACCGTCGCCCTGGCCCTGGCCATGCGGCCCCGCACACTCATCCTCGACGAGCCCACCGCGGGCCAGGACCTGCGCACCACCACGCGGTTCATGACCCAGGTCCTCGACGCCACCGAGAGCGTCTACTTCATCACCCACGACGTCGATCTGGCGCTGACCTCGGCCGATCGGATCGTCGTCGTCGACGGGGGCCGCGTCGTCGCCGACGCCTCACCCGCCGAACTGGCTCGCGACGCGGACATCTGGTCCCGCGCCGGGCTCCGGCAGACCAGCTTGGTCCGGGCCATCCGTGACCATGTCCAGGACGCGCGGGGGATCATCCCCCATCCGTTCGACCTCGCGCGCCTCACCCCCCACCGGGAAGGAACCATCCCTTCGTGA
- a CDS encoding adenosylhomocysteinase, giving the protein MLTEIRDASLHARGRERIAWARRFMPVLGAVAGELDLTGRRVGLVLVLEPKTANLALALRDAGAEVVVTCPAGETDDETAAALVSEGVAVLARSDASPEQDRDFALRMLRQRLDVLVDDGSRVVRLAHAAGLLDGLAGAAEETTSGLRPLRVMADRGELRIPVLAVNDARSKYLFDNVHGTGQSCVMAALDLTGLQLAGTVCVVAGYGYVGQGVARYARALGARVIVTEVEPFAALRAHHEGFEVRPLLDACPEAALVFSATGVAHTITREHLGAMSPGAVVAVAGGVPEEVETGDVPPGVTVLADGECVNCAAAEGNPIEIMDLSLSVQALAVDHLVTHGPAMAAAVHPMPGELDERIARLKLRALGIGLDVPSALQREFLERGL; this is encoded by the coding sequence GTGCTGACCGAGATCAGGGACGCCTCGCTCCACGCGCGCGGCCGGGAGCGGATCGCCTGGGCGCGGCGCTTCATGCCGGTGCTCGGCGCCGTCGCCGGGGAGCTCGACCTGACCGGGCGCAGGGTCGGCCTGGTGCTCGTGCTGGAGCCCAAGACCGCGAACCTGGCTCTGGCGCTCCGGGACGCCGGGGCGGAGGTGGTGGTGACCTGCCCGGCGGGCGAGACCGACGACGAGACGGCCGCGGCCCTGGTGTCCGAGGGCGTCGCCGTGCTCGCCCGCTCGGACGCCTCGCCGGAGCAGGACCGCGACTTCGCGCTGCGCATGCTCCGACAGCGGCTGGACGTGCTGGTCGACGACGGCTCCAGGGTCGTACGGCTGGCCCACGCCGCCGGCCTGCTGGACGGGCTGGCCGGCGCGGCCGAGGAGACGACCAGCGGCCTGCGCCCGCTCCGGGTCATGGCCGACCGGGGTGAACTGAGGATTCCCGTGCTGGCCGTCAACGACGCCCGCTCGAAATACCTTTTCGACAACGTGCACGGCACCGGGCAGTCCTGCGTGATGGCCGCCCTGGACCTGACCGGCCTCCAGCTCGCCGGGACCGTCTGCGTGGTCGCCGGCTACGGATACGTCGGCCAGGGCGTGGCCCGCTACGCCCGGGCACTCGGCGCCCGGGTGATCGTGACCGAGGTGGAGCCGTTCGCGGCGCTCCGCGCCCACCACGAGGGGTTCGAGGTCCGCCCGCTCCTCGACGCCTGCCCGGAGGCCGCCCTGGTGTTCTCCGCGACCGGCGTGGCGCACACGATCACCCGCGAGCACCTGGGCGCCATGAGTCCCGGTGCCGTGGTGGCCGTCGCCGGGGGCGTGCCCGAGGAGGTCGAGACCGGCGACGTGCCACCAGGCGTCACCGTGCTGGCCGACGGGGAGTGCGTGAACTGCGCGGCGGCCGAGGGCAACCCGATCGAGATCATGGATCTCTCGCTGTCGGTGCAGGCGCTCGCCGTGGACCACCTGGTGACCCACGGCCCGGCGATGGCAGCCGCCGTCCACCCCATGCCCGGCGAGCTGGATGAGCGGATCGCCCGGCTCAAGCTGCGCGCGCTGGGGATCGGCCTCGACGTACCGTCCGCACTTCAGCGTGAGTTCCTGGAAAGAGGACTGTGA
- a CDS encoding scabin-related ADP-ribosyltransferase, with translation MGLEPPAGLVPVLELTGLSWPQDETVIYAAGQRWLRFADMAERLGRDGDDLAVRFTSRNTGEGVDAFHADWTGEESVSSHVGDLAEAARLVGVALLAAAVVVLAYKLGIIAALIGLLVRLVTASILPGGAVAAVVAERAVLNRLRNKIVELLQRVVGRPFARAAERLGRPLIRTPRRWPAHLLRDRTQAAADRSFDPDDIVPRDVVWRTERRILGRYDSRGPDRIFEEGFQPQGDELDLHEFIHGHPGGFVSTSRDINLIVRARHNGFYRYLVDVPGGIDVRRSARVNTYLRPIRTEREVAVPGGIDRRYIVGAQRYRGGGMFDPFIPNPHYSPEG, from the coding sequence ATGGGGCTGGAGCCACCGGCCGGGCTCGTCCCTGTTCTGGAACTGACCGGCTTGTCGTGGCCACAGGACGAGACCGTCATTTACGCGGCAGGTCAGCGGTGGTTGAGGTTCGCGGACATGGCGGAGCGTCTCGGACGCGATGGCGACGACCTGGCCGTCCGGTTCACCAGCCGTAACACCGGTGAGGGCGTTGACGCCTTCCACGCCGACTGGACCGGCGAGGAGAGCGTGTCCTCCCATGTCGGAGACCTCGCCGAAGCGGCCCGGCTCGTCGGTGTCGCGCTACTGGCCGCTGCGGTCGTCGTCCTCGCGTACAAGCTCGGCATCATCGCGGCGCTCATCGGACTGCTCGTACGGCTGGTGACGGCGAGCATTCTCCCCGGAGGCGCGGTGGCGGCGGTCGTGGCCGAGCGGGCCGTTCTCAACCGGCTGCGCAACAAGATCGTCGAACTGCTCCAGCGGGTGGTGGGGCGTCCCTTCGCGAGGGCGGCCGAACGCCTTGGCCGGCCCCTGATCCGCACTCCCCGGCGCTGGCCGGCGCATCTCCTCCGGGACCGCACGCAGGCGGCCGCCGACCGTTCCTTCGATCCCGATGACATCGTGCCGCGTGACGTGGTGTGGCGCACCGAGCGCAGGATCCTGGGGCGGTACGACTCCCGCGGACCGGACCGGATATTCGAGGAGGGATTCCAACCACAGGGGGATGAGCTGGATCTGCACGAGTTCATCCACGGCCATCCCGGAGGGTTCGTGTCCACCTCCCGCGATATCAATCTGATCGTGCGGGCGCGTCACAACGGCTTCTACCGATACCTCGTCGACGTCCCGGGCGGGATCGACGTGCGCCGTTCGGCGCGGGTGAACACATACCTGCGCCCCATTCGGACGGAGCGGGAGGTGGCTGTCCCCGGCGGCATCGATCGGCGGTACATCGTGGGTGCCCAGCGATATCGCGGGGGAGGCATGTTCGACCCGTTCATCCCCAATCCGCATTACTCCCCTGAAGGATGA
- a CDS encoding amidohydrolase family protein, whose translation MTSPRSPRWTGTVIHSAPLVLPVSGPPLHDGALAVRHGRVAALGPRAEILAAWPDGEETRWDGMIVAGLVNAHTHLQYTHMAEVGQRRYASFEEWSTAFDAVYFGAPIDWAASARDGASQALRSGTTSAADVVTDLVAAGALRDAGLGGLPYLEALGDTDASWAVSGRERFGALLDAVGPPVGVSPHAPYTLDTGVLRDTAALARSRRLRLHIHLAEGAHEREYTVSGTGPLARMVRELGFDFAILREGGTGLGPTALLDGLGMLGPDCHIAHGTHLDAADRALLRARGTAVALCPRSNQTVGAGDPDVAALLTEGNPIAVGTDSLSSSPSLDVLADVAVLRDLAVRQGYRAADLDRRLVEAATLGGARALGIPEGLTPGGPADFAVFDVSAGTEPYRILVEEGPGRCVATAVGGKMIWDHRTAAVVGC comes from the coding sequence GTGACCTCGCCGCGGAGCCCCCGGTGGACGGGCACTGTGATCCACTCAGCGCCGCTGGTCCTGCCGGTCAGCGGGCCCCCGCTCCACGACGGAGCCCTGGCCGTACGGCACGGCCGCGTCGCCGCCCTCGGCCCGCGTGCCGAGATCCTGGCCGCGTGGCCGGACGGGGAGGAGACCCGCTGGGACGGCATGATCGTCGCCGGGCTGGTCAACGCCCACACCCACCTGCAGTACACGCACATGGCCGAGGTCGGGCAGCGCCGCTACGCCTCCTTCGAGGAGTGGTCCACCGCCTTCGACGCGGTCTACTTCGGCGCCCCGATCGACTGGGCGGCCAGCGCCCGCGACGGCGCGTCGCAGGCTCTGCGGTCGGGGACCACCTCGGCCGCCGACGTCGTCACCGACCTGGTGGCGGCCGGCGCGCTGCGGGACGCGGGCCTGGGCGGCCTGCCGTACCTGGAGGCTCTCGGCGACACCGACGCGAGCTGGGCCGTGTCGGGGCGGGAGCGGTTCGGCGCCCTGCTCGACGCGGTGGGGCCGCCGGTGGGCGTCTCCCCGCACGCGCCCTACACGCTCGACACCGGGGTGCTGCGCGACACGGCCGCCCTGGCCCGTTCCCGGCGGCTGCGCCTCCACATCCACCTGGCCGAGGGCGCGCACGAGCGGGAGTACACGGTCTCGGGCACCGGGCCGCTGGCCCGGATGGTCAGGGAGCTGGGGTTCGACTTCGCCATCCTGCGCGAGGGGGGCACGGGCCTCGGCCCCACCGCCCTCCTGGACGGGCTCGGCATGCTCGGGCCGGACTGTCACATCGCGCACGGCACCCACCTGGACGCCGCCGACCGGGCCCTGCTCCGCGCGCGCGGCACCGCCGTCGCGCTCTGCCCCCGTTCCAACCAGACGGTCGGCGCGGGGGACCCGGACGTGGCGGCGCTGCTCACCGAGGGCAATCCCATCGCGGTCGGCACGGACTCGCTCTCCTCCTCGCCGTCGCTGGACGTGCTGGCCGACGTCGCCGTCCTCCGCGACCTCGCGGTACGGCAGGGCTACCGGGCCGCCGACCTGGACCGGCGGCTGGTCGAGGCCGCCACGCTGGGCGGGGCCCGCGCCCTGGGCATCCCCGAGGGGCTCACCCCCGGCGGACCGGCGGACTTCGCGGTCTTCGACGTCTCCGCGGGGACGGAGCCGTACCGGATCCTCGTCGAGGAAGGGCCGGGACGCTGCGTCGCGACGGCCGTCGGAGGAAAGATGATCTGGGATCACCGGACAGCGGCCGTCGTTGGATGTTAA